The following proteins come from a genomic window of Alicyclobacillus dauci:
- a CDS encoding Ldh family oxidoreductase — protein MEGRFDIATLTEIATACFEKAGVPHTDAAWAAYSLVKADLLGRSTHGLSRLKAYVTAIEAGKINPTANVEVSQTGPSSIMVDGDGGLGPVVAKHAMDAAISAARTSGVAAAAVHHGNHAGAMSIYTTLAADAGMIGLGFSNAQPAIPPWGGRRAFFGTNPIAMAAGMDLDQMSVDMATSVAARGNIILAAKTGQPIPDHWAIDENGVPTTDAKAALAGAVLPMAGPKGYALATMVEVLAGVLTGAAVADEVGSIYDANPEPANTGLFFLVIDPSYFVGTEQFLSRLAKMERDIRAVPVAEGYNEIRLPGERSRMNLERGLQEGIALSRETVQEIESLCHKYDLLWGTNQ, from the coding sequence ATGGAAGGACGCTTTGACATTGCAACACTAACAGAAATTGCAACCGCATGCTTTGAGAAAGCAGGTGTACCGCACACGGATGCGGCGTGGGCGGCCTACAGTTTAGTCAAAGCGGACTTACTCGGGCGCTCCACTCACGGCTTGTCTCGACTCAAGGCATATGTGACAGCAATCGAGGCCGGTAAAATCAACCCAACGGCGAATGTGGAGGTATCCCAAACCGGTCCATCGAGTATTATGGTGGACGGCGATGGAGGACTGGGCCCAGTCGTTGCCAAACACGCCATGGACGCGGCCATCTCGGCTGCGAGAACATCAGGTGTGGCCGCTGCCGCCGTCCATCACGGGAATCATGCCGGAGCGATGTCGATCTATACGACGTTGGCGGCCGATGCAGGTATGATTGGGCTCGGTTTCAGCAATGCGCAGCCAGCCATTCCTCCTTGGGGTGGCCGCAGGGCGTTCTTCGGGACGAATCCGATAGCGATGGCTGCGGGGATGGACCTGGACCAGATGTCGGTCGATATGGCAACCAGCGTTGCTGCACGTGGTAATATCATTCTGGCTGCCAAAACCGGGCAGCCTATTCCGGACCACTGGGCTATTGACGAGAACGGCGTACCCACGACGGATGCGAAGGCCGCATTGGCAGGCGCTGTGTTACCAATGGCTGGGCCCAAGGGCTACGCGCTCGCCACCATGGTCGAAGTGCTCGCCGGTGTGTTGACGGGAGCCGCTGTGGCGGATGAGGTCGGATCGATATACGACGCCAACCCGGAGCCAGCAAATACAGGGCTATTTTTTCTCGTCATCGATCCCTCGTATTTTGTGGGAACCGAGCAATTTCTGTCGCGATTGGCTAAGATGGAAAGGGATATCCGTGCCGTTCCCGTCGCTGAGGGCTATAACGAAATTCGACTGCCTGGCGAAAGAAGCCGGATGAACTTAGAACGCGGATTACAAGAGGGAATTGCGCTGTCTCGAGAGACGGTGCAAGAGATAGAATCACTGTGTCACAAATACGATCTGCTTTGGGGCACGAATCAATAA
- a CDS encoding FadR/GntR family transcriptional regulator, giving the protein MFQPVSDNMALSQKIVSQFTDAMIRGELKPGDRIPPERELATMFGVSRTAIRDAIKILSGQGLLQVRHGVGIFVTAGKPMSSDVFDVTHGNLRDLFDIRKVLETEAAAWAATRAEPDHIARLESILQDALDHQSDLARLAERDAQFHVAVAEASQNMLLVRVMWTLLDALAESRQASLSVPNRAQQSLLEHKTIVDAIRQHDVQSARAAMHLHLSSVEESVVHKNG; this is encoded by the coding sequence ATGTTTCAACCTGTATCTGACAATATGGCGCTCAGCCAAAAGATCGTGTCCCAGTTTACGGACGCGATGATCCGGGGTGAACTTAAACCTGGGGACCGGATTCCGCCTGAACGGGAGCTGGCCACCATGTTTGGGGTCAGCCGAACTGCCATTCGCGATGCGATAAAAATTTTGTCTGGACAAGGGTTGCTCCAAGTCCGACACGGTGTCGGGATTTTCGTAACCGCTGGCAAACCCATGAGTTCCGACGTATTCGACGTGACGCACGGCAACCTACGAGACTTATTTGACATTCGAAAGGTCCTTGAGACCGAGGCGGCCGCTTGGGCAGCCACGCGCGCAGAACCAGATCACATTGCCCGTTTAGAAAGTATTCTGCAAGACGCACTGGATCATCAATCCGATCTCGCCCGCCTCGCCGAGCGCGACGCACAATTTCACGTCGCAGTCGCTGAAGCATCACAGAATATGCTGCTGGTACGGGTTATGTGGACATTGCTGGACGCATTGGCCGAGAGTAGGCAGGCTTCTCTGTCGGTGCCCAATCGAGCTCAGCAGTCTCTATTGGAGCACAAAACCATCGTTGATGCGATCCGGCAACACGATGTTCAATCCGCCCGGGCAGCCATGCACCTGCACTTAAGCAGCGTTGAGGAATCTGTTGTACATAAGAATGGGTAA
- a CDS encoding TenA family transcriptional regulator: MFHSYADLETALDDLVDEEFINGVFLRTLRSGQYTIPQLQYFAVQYSYYSRHFPRVLGAAISAMPPLDTWWVPLADNLWDEAGHGVPGKSHEQLYKTFLFSIHPHIQLDERGMPPKPMSSAVANAIQYFIDFFHRATPLEAMAAVGLGSEMFAGTVMGEIANGLRHPNYNEQPLNLLFWDVHADEHEPRHYQLCKDILVQYSAPEDLDIMYNVGAKIARSEAQMYAQLHEEMLGHI; this comes from the coding sequence ATGTTTCACAGTTACGCGGATCTCGAAACTGCTTTGGATGATCTGGTTGATGAGGAGTTTATCAATGGTGTCTTTCTCCGCACATTGAGAAGCGGTCAATATACCATTCCCCAATTACAGTATTTCGCTGTTCAATATTCGTATTACAGTCGACACTTTCCGCGGGTTCTTGGAGCAGCTATTTCCGCCATGCCCCCGCTCGATACATGGTGGGTTCCACTTGCAGACAACTTGTGGGACGAAGCCGGGCATGGAGTCCCTGGCAAGTCGCACGAACAGTTGTACAAGACATTCTTATTTTCAATCCATCCACATATTCAATTGGACGAGCGAGGCATGCCGCCGAAACCAATGTCATCAGCAGTTGCGAATGCCATACAGTATTTCATCGACTTTTTCCATCGTGCCACTCCGTTAGAAGCGATGGCTGCCGTTGGCCTGGGGTCCGAGATGTTTGCTGGAACCGTGATGGGGGAGATAGCAAATGGTTTAAGGCACCCCAATTACAATGAGCAGCCACTCAATCTCCTGTTCTGGGACGTTCATGCCGACGAACACGAGCCGAGACACTATCAACTGTGCAAAGATATTCTCGTCCAATACTCCGCGCCAGAAGACTTAGACATCATGTACAATGTTGGCGCTAAAATCGCTAGGTCTGAAGCACAGATGTATGCTCAGTTACACGAAGAAATGCTCGGGCATATTTAA
- a CDS encoding PIG-L deacetylase family protein: MNIRNVLGLPEVLDVKKVIAIQPHPDDNEVNIAGTLMELHNRGCEIVYVTVTDGRAGGWGTVQDPNQIVRVREQEKINAGKMIGVDKHIDLGFPDGGNYDIETLTKRLVEIYRQEKPDLVFTVDPWMPYEAHPDHVKVGRAASSALLFSNNPILYPIETHDVFQVPQIAFYATSYPNTWIDITANFERKMESIVAHKSQFDNETWSFVRLYFAEAASEAYLRISTETKGFAETLKVLAHMELHSVPTTLFS; encoded by the coding sequence ATGAATATTCGAAACGTGTTGGGGCTGCCAGAGGTCCTAGATGTTAAAAAGGTCATTGCCATTCAACCGCATCCGGACGACAACGAAGTGAATATTGCGGGAACGCTTATGGAATTGCACAACAGAGGGTGCGAGATCGTTTATGTCACAGTGACTGATGGCCGCGCAGGTGGTTGGGGGACCGTTCAAGACCCGAATCAAATTGTTCGTGTACGAGAACAAGAAAAGATCAATGCAGGAAAGATGATTGGCGTTGATAAACACATCGATCTTGGGTTTCCCGACGGAGGTAACTATGACATCGAAACACTAACGAAGCGTTTAGTGGAAATTTACCGGCAGGAGAAGCCGGATTTGGTGTTTACTGTAGACCCTTGGATGCCCTATGAAGCCCACCCCGATCACGTGAAAGTTGGCCGCGCCGCCTCTTCCGCACTGCTATTTTCAAATAACCCTATTTTATATCCGATTGAAACACACGACGTTTTTCAAGTGCCTCAGATCGCTTTTTATGCCACAAGTTATCCCAACACTTGGATCGATATAACGGCAAATTTTGAGCGGAAAATGGAGTCTATTGTGGCCCATAAGAGCCAGTTTGACAACGAGACATGGTCGTTTGTAAGGCTTTATTTTGCCGAGGCGGCAAGCGAGGCGTACCTCCGAATTTCTACAGAAACAAAGGGGTTCGCCGAGACATTGAAGGTACTGGCACATATGGAACTCCACTCCGTTCCCACCACGTTGTTCAGCTAA
- a CDS encoding MFS transporter: MVPFRKRVAYSLNQIGVNLLWQAFNTVAVFYYVTVLHVSATAISTGMIVYGIVNAFLNLFSGFLSDRTNTRLGRRIPYIVFGGIPLVVLFYLLFHPFVTAKGSLLIYFLVVTLLFDICFTFVALNIGALFPEMYQQPKERSSVVALQQLSGIIGMIAGVALSKSLGQSMGWSVMALIFGLVTVITIYVSLSGSFENPAYREEPLHFKESLRETFKNKRFVVYVFASLFIQLTTTMFTTISSFYSNYVVTLTPLQSSLFLGLMFIVAIPLSFVWSRIALKISNVKAALVTTVLFAMISLSFCFDENPVSVIATGACLGVGVAGFMVIMNLLLADVIDHDAEHTGKRREGMYYGMNGFIVRIGMSLQYAIMGAFFWMTKFNAKETVQSHNAVIGLRFLIGGLPVILLLIAFILLLKYLQYCEPRNKETDFHKTIAR, from the coding sequence ATGGTTCCGTTTCGTAAACGTGTCGCGTACAGCTTGAATCAAATCGGTGTGAATTTGCTTTGGCAAGCGTTCAACACGGTTGCAGTATTTTATTACGTGACTGTGTTGCATGTCTCGGCGACAGCAATCTCTACAGGAATGATCGTGTACGGCATTGTTAATGCGTTTCTCAACCTATTCTCAGGCTTTCTCAGTGACCGAACCAATACGCGACTAGGACGGCGAATTCCTTACATTGTCTTTGGCGGCATTCCGTTGGTCGTGCTGTTTTACTTACTGTTTCACCCCTTCGTGACTGCAAAGGGGTCATTGCTCATCTATTTCTTGGTTGTTACGTTGTTGTTTGATATTTGTTTTACTTTTGTCGCGCTAAATATCGGCGCGCTGTTTCCGGAAATGTACCAGCAACCTAAGGAACGTTCGAGCGTCGTTGCACTCCAACAGCTCTCCGGAATTATTGGGATGATAGCCGGTGTTGCACTTTCGAAGTCCCTGGGGCAATCTATGGGTTGGTCGGTTATGGCGCTTATATTTGGTCTTGTCACGGTGATAACGATTTATGTATCCCTATCCGGATCATTTGAAAATCCGGCATATCGCGAGGAGCCGCTCCATTTTAAAGAGTCTCTCCGCGAGACATTCAAGAACAAGCGATTCGTTGTTTATGTTTTCGCCAGTTTGTTTATCCAACTGACGACGACGATGTTTACTACCATTTCATCGTTTTATAGCAATTATGTGGTGACACTTACCCCTTTGCAAAGTTCACTTTTCTTAGGACTCATGTTCATTGTTGCCATTCCCTTGTCGTTTGTGTGGTCGCGCATCGCATTGAAAATTTCTAACGTCAAAGCCGCACTTGTTACCACTGTGCTGTTTGCCATGATTTCGCTTTCATTTTGTTTTGATGAAAATCCCGTGTCCGTCATTGCCACAGGAGCATGCCTCGGGGTTGGAGTTGCTGGCTTCATGGTCATCATGAACCTCCTGCTCGCAGACGTGATCGATCACGATGCTGAACACACAGGGAAACGAAGAGAGGGTATGTACTACGGTATGAATGGGTTTATTGTACGGATCGGGATGTCGCTTCAGTATGCCATTATGGGCGCATTCTTTTGGATGACAAAATTTAACGCTAAGGAAACTGTGCAGTCTCATAACGCTGTCATCGGACTTCGCTTTCTCATTGGTGGATTGCCGGTGATTCTTTTGCTCATTGCATTTATACTCTTGCTGAAATATCTACAGTACTGTGAGCCGCGGAATAAAGAGACAGATTTCCACAAGACAATTGCAAGATAA
- a CDS encoding Cof-type HAD-IIB family hydrolase yields the protein MSYKAVFFDIDGTLINEEKQIPNTTREAVERLKGNGVDVFIATGRAPSQFRFVADEFGIDSFVTCNGGYAEYRGKPVFGNPIPRHTLQLLSEQAHESGHALVFAGSDACYATVDQHPFVTEAFDYLKIVKKPEFSPDVWKETDIYQVYLYCEEPKEQPYIERFPNLNFIRAHKLYLDLFPKDVSKAGGIEAMLHHLKLTPEQVVAFGDGMNDVQMLSYVGMGIAMGNARDEVKSYAKFITKDVNNGGILYGLEKIGLLSS from the coding sequence ATGTCCTATAAAGCAGTTTTCTTCGACATAGACGGAACACTGATCAACGAAGAAAAACAGATACCGAACACGACGAGAGAAGCAGTTGAACGATTGAAGGGCAACGGGGTAGACGTATTCATAGCGACTGGACGAGCTCCAAGTCAGTTTCGATTCGTTGCAGATGAATTTGGCATCGATTCGTTCGTCACATGCAATGGGGGATACGCAGAATATCGTGGAAAACCGGTCTTCGGGAATCCGATCCCTCGTCACACATTACAATTGCTGAGCGAGCAAGCTCATGAATCTGGACATGCCCTCGTTTTTGCTGGAAGTGACGCATGCTATGCAACGGTGGACCAACACCCCTTTGTCACGGAAGCGTTTGACTATCTCAAAATCGTGAAAAAGCCCGAGTTTAGCCCGGATGTGTGGAAGGAAACGGATATTTATCAGGTGTATCTCTACTGTGAGGAGCCCAAAGAGCAACCGTACATCGAAAGGTTTCCTAACCTGAACTTTATCCGTGCGCACAAGCTGTATTTGGATTTATTTCCGAAGGATGTGTCTAAGGCGGGGGGGATCGAAGCAATGCTGCATCATTTAAAGCTGACTCCCGAGCAGGTGGTCGCATTTGGCGACGGAATGAACGATGTTCAAATGCTTTCCTATGTTGGAATGGGGATTGCAATGGGAAATGCCCGTGATGAAGTCAAATCCTATGCGAAGTTTATTACGAAAGACGTAAACAATGGTGGAATCCTGTACGGTCTTGAAAAAATCGGCTTGCTTTCCTCTTGA
- a CDS encoding 5'-3' exonuclease, with the protein MKLILIDGSSLLTTAFFGNVPRDYYRLKDQADREEYLRKKALCTTKGVYTNAVYPMTRILLNLIERQKPTHFAVAWDVSRNTFRRKLYGEYKGHREDALPILSEQYRTMQELLQAVNIPQFWLDDYEADDIIGTLARKFESEMPVYILTKDQDALQLISESTRVWLMTSKAEELYKVRSLNLKELAIPDGVFEYSPVTFEEEYGLKPHQMVDKKALEGDNSDNIPGVKGIGEKASVPLLQEFQTVENLYDYIENMTSAEQAEMKLLFKALGIARSPLAYLLKESDTELVGKQAAILSKVLATIRTDLEALDTVTSDDLRLDLNVQVMHERFIELEFASLIKKLPNFFTELVG; encoded by the coding sequence ATGAAGCTCATTTTGATAGACGGTTCTTCTCTCTTGACAACAGCTTTTTTTGGAAATGTTCCGCGAGATTACTATAGGTTAAAGGATCAGGCGGATCGGGAAGAATACCTACGAAAAAAGGCATTGTGCACGACCAAAGGCGTATACACAAACGCGGTGTATCCGATGACAAGAATCTTACTGAACCTCATTGAACGGCAGAAACCCACCCATTTCGCAGTCGCGTGGGATGTGTCCCGAAATACATTTCGCCGAAAACTATACGGTGAGTATAAGGGCCATCGAGAAGACGCCCTGCCAATATTGAGTGAGCAATATCGCACAATGCAAGAACTGCTTCAAGCGGTAAACATCCCTCAGTTTTGGTTGGACGATTACGAGGCCGACGATATTATCGGAACGCTCGCACGCAAATTCGAGTCTGAGATGCCTGTCTACATCCTCACAAAGGACCAAGACGCACTCCAACTGATCAGCGAATCAACGCGTGTGTGGTTGATGACGTCAAAGGCAGAAGAATTATACAAGGTAAGAAGCCTCAATTTGAAAGAACTGGCCATCCCCGATGGCGTATTTGAATACTCACCGGTGACGTTCGAGGAAGAATACGGGTTGAAGCCTCACCAAATGGTGGACAAGAAGGCGCTGGAAGGCGATAACAGTGACAATATCCCAGGAGTCAAAGGAATTGGTGAAAAAGCTTCTGTCCCGTTACTTCAAGAATTCCAAACGGTTGAAAATTTGTATGACTACATTGAAAATATGACTTCTGCAGAGCAAGCGGAGATGAAACTACTGTTCAAAGCTCTGGGCATCGCAAGATCACCGCTCGCCTACCTCTTGAAAGAATCGGATACAGAACTGGTTGGCAAACAAGCTGCAATATTAAGCAAGGTACTGGCGACGATTCGAACAGACCTTGAAGCATTGGACACCGTGACAAGTGACGACTTAAGACTGGATTTGAACGTACAAGTCATGCATGAGCGATTTATCGAACTCGAATTCGCCAGTCTGATTAAAAAACTTCCTAACTTCTTTACCGAATTGGTCGGTTAA
- a CDS encoding ribokinase, with amino-acid sequence MGGILVVGSINMDVVIRVKHHPVPGETVRGFETAYHPGGKGANQAVAASRAGSFVRVFGAVGNDSFGETLQSALLNDDIDTQFVRMIDKPSGVALITVSEDGENTIIVAGGANEQLREQDLMDADGNGLWDGIDTLLVQNEISPDVTRLAMRRAHELGIHVVFNASPVAGITVDWIKHVDTLVVNETEAQTLADQPVMTVDEAKQAISRLLHTGPKSVIVTLGAQGAVFGSWKTDDDGEIGQGIHVVSQSAFDVPVVDTTAAGDTFVGALAAVRSACSDTSKALRFAAAASGLAVTKMGAQSSIPTRRDVEMFLAERK; translated from the coding sequence ATGGGTGGTATTTTGGTTGTAGGTAGTATAAATATGGACGTGGTGATCCGCGTAAAACACCATCCAGTCCCTGGCGAAACGGTGCGAGGATTCGAGACCGCATATCATCCAGGTGGAAAAGGAGCGAACCAAGCTGTTGCAGCCTCGAGAGCAGGGAGCTTCGTGAGAGTGTTTGGCGCTGTAGGCAACGATTCGTTTGGGGAAACGCTTCAGTCAGCACTTCTGAACGATGACATCGACACGCAATTCGTTCGCATGATTGATAAACCCTCCGGGGTGGCCCTTATCACGGTTAGCGAAGATGGTGAGAATACGATTATAGTTGCGGGCGGCGCGAACGAACAGTTGCGGGAACAGGACTTGATGGACGCGGATGGGAACGGATTGTGGGACGGGATCGATACACTTCTCGTTCAAAACGAAATCTCGCCCGACGTGACAAGGCTCGCAATGCGACGAGCCCATGAGCTTGGCATACATGTCGTGTTCAATGCATCTCCGGTCGCAGGTATCACTGTCGATTGGATAAAGCATGTGGACACGTTGGTCGTCAATGAGACGGAGGCACAAACGCTAGCGGACCAACCCGTGATGACGGTGGACGAGGCTAAACAAGCGATTTCCCGTCTTTTGCATACAGGTCCTAAGTCGGTCATTGTTACGCTAGGTGCACAAGGAGCCGTGTTCGGCTCATGGAAAACAGATGACGACGGTGAAATCGGTCAAGGGATACACGTAGTCAGCCAGTCGGCGTTTGATGTGCCCGTTGTCGACACAACGGCGGCTGGGGATACATTCGTTGGGGCACTGGCCGCTGTGCGATCCGCTTGTTCCGACACATCCAAGGCACTGAGGTTCGCTGCGGCAGCGTCAGGACTTGCCGTGACGAAAATGGGCGCTCAAAGTTCGATCCCGACGCGACGTGACGTTGAGATGTTCTTAGCCGAGCGTAAGTGA
- a CDS encoding glycosyl hydrolase family 18 protein, with protein MKKRPRIGRAAGAAAATLSLAILCFSAKTAFATSTLQKKQIVYQNYTANVYGVVSGGTTYMPIWYIMHALQPAGFQSTWQGNLWNFTTPPGVQTNMNNGPLGTGSATLELNGQPIHRVMPIVRPDPNSHKPTTYMPIWYVMQLLTQAGVQSSWNGTTWTLQTGAPMPTSTPWNVAFVTNTSASLDDISQQLTGANVLASSAYDVQANGSLSGDGQTPVVSFAHARGLQAIARVDSMDKGTLESVMSNQTTRQQLESNIVAAIERDGDDGVNIDFEFMPSDQRQNFVTFLQDLHNALSAQGKTLSVDLPAVVDPTKESWNAGYDFGAIVAAVDKVILMAYDFSYPTSQPGAIAPLWWVNESVQYAVSQMPPQEVILGLDAYAYDWSSGPAEAYSDKTAENYAAQNGITPQWDVLDQAPYYSYTTNGVTHTVYYETVQSLTPRVNLAEQYGLGGISVWHAGLEDSSEAQLLNSFK; from the coding sequence ATGAAGAAAAGACCCCGAATAGGCCGGGCAGCAGGCGCTGCCGCAGCGACCCTATCTCTAGCGATTCTATGCTTTTCGGCAAAGACTGCGTTTGCAACTTCGACCCTTCAAAAAAAGCAGATCGTGTATCAGAACTACACCGCAAACGTGTACGGCGTCGTGTCAGGTGGGACTACATACATGCCTATTTGGTATATTATGCACGCCCTTCAGCCGGCTGGATTTCAGAGTACGTGGCAGGGCAACCTTTGGAACTTCACCACGCCACCAGGTGTACAGACGAACATGAACAACGGTCCCTTAGGAACCGGGAGTGCCACACTTGAACTAAATGGCCAACCTATTCACCGTGTGATGCCCATCGTTCGCCCCGATCCCAACAGTCACAAACCCACAACATATATGCCTATCTGGTATGTCATGCAACTCCTCACACAGGCCGGTGTTCAGTCTTCATGGAACGGAACGACATGGACCCTCCAAACGGGCGCTCCAATGCCGACCAGCACACCGTGGAACGTGGCATTTGTGACGAATACATCTGCGTCGTTGGATGACATAAGCCAGCAGTTAACAGGGGCAAATGTCCTCGCATCCTCCGCCTACGATGTCCAAGCAAACGGCTCGCTTTCAGGCGACGGACAAACACCTGTCGTCTCATTCGCGCATGCGCGCGGCCTTCAGGCCATTGCCCGGGTGGATTCAATGGACAAAGGGACACTGGAAAGCGTCATGAGTAACCAGACGACGAGACAGCAACTTGAGTCGAACATCGTCGCCGCGATCGAACGTGATGGGGACGACGGCGTCAATATCGACTTTGAGTTTATGCCGTCTGACCAGCGCCAAAACTTTGTCACTTTCTTACAGGACCTTCACAACGCTTTATCCGCACAAGGTAAAACCTTGTCTGTCGATCTGCCCGCCGTGGTCGACCCCACGAAAGAATCGTGGAACGCGGGCTATGACTTCGGTGCCATCGTAGCCGCCGTTGACAAGGTCATTCTCATGGCCTACGACTTCAGTTACCCAACCAGCCAACCAGGTGCCATCGCACCGTTGTGGTGGGTTAACGAGTCGGTCCAGTACGCCGTCAGTCAAATGCCACCGCAGGAGGTCATCCTTGGCTTAGACGCGTATGCGTACGATTGGAGTTCCGGTCCTGCGGAAGCGTACAGCGACAAAACAGCAGAGAATTACGCGGCACAGAATGGAATCACGCCGCAATGGGACGTCTTGGATCAGGCACCCTACTACTCCTACACAACGAACGGCGTGACACACACTGTATACTACGAAACCGTGCAGAGTTTGACACCTAGGGTCAATCTCGCCGAACAGTACGGTCTCGGCGGCATTTCGGTTTGGCACGCGGGCCTGGAAGACAGCAGTGAAGCGCAATTGCTGAACAGCTTCAAGTGA
- a CDS encoding glycerophosphodiester phosphodiesterase has product MRKIPLWAHRGFSGRYPENTMAAFIAAVEIGANGIECDVRKTADGCFVIMHDETVDRTTNGSGSVADMTLQELIELDAGIGYDVAFEGARVPKLSTVLSYVSRSTALITLNLEWKIPIRSRQDVEPVLKWIEEARLTKHVIHSSFDVGSLEVLRQISPKLRIGLLTEPGEDGFTTAKRIGAQAIHPDYMDVTPRYVRRAHQEHFFVHPYTVNDQKGFAWLAECQVDAAITNWPGEQWLMPFDVESSPVL; this is encoded by the coding sequence ATGAGAAAAATTCCGTTATGGGCACATCGCGGCTTCTCGGGCAGATATCCAGAAAACACGATGGCTGCATTTATCGCTGCCGTGGAGATAGGGGCAAATGGTATTGAGTGCGACGTGAGGAAAACAGCAGACGGATGCTTTGTCATCATGCATGATGAAACGGTGGATCGAACGACAAATGGCAGTGGTTCCGTCGCAGACATGACGCTTCAAGAGTTGATTGAGCTTGATGCCGGTATTGGTTACGACGTCGCTTTCGAAGGTGCCCGTGTTCCAAAACTGTCAACGGTCCTCTCCTACGTGTCGCGCAGTACGGCCCTCATCACGCTGAATTTGGAGTGGAAAATTCCCATTCGCAGTCGTCAGGACGTTGAACCGGTACTCAAGTGGATTGAGGAGGCTCGACTAACGAAGCACGTTATTCACAGTTCATTCGACGTGGGAAGCCTGGAAGTGTTGCGACAAATCAGTCCGAAATTGCGAATCGGATTGTTGACGGAGCCGGGCGAAGACGGCTTCACGACGGCGAAACGAATTGGGGCGCAGGCGATTCACCCGGATTACATGGACGTGACGCCGCGTTATGTGAGGCGGGCACACCAAGAGCACTTCTTCGTGCACCCGTACACCGTTAACGATCAGAAGGGGTTTGCCTGGCTAGCCGAGTGTCAAGTGGACGCCGCCATCACGAATTGGCCGGGGGAACAGTGGCTGATGCCATTCGATGTCGAGTCTTCTCCAGTCCTTTAG